A single genomic interval of Sebastes umbrosus isolate fSebUmb1 chromosome 11, fSebUmb1.pri, whole genome shotgun sequence harbors:
- the LOC119496907 gene encoding 2-iminobutanoate/2-iminopropanoate deaminase-like, whose amino-acid sequence MATLIRRIISTAKAPAAIGPYSQAVVVDRTVYVSGQLGMDPASGQLVEGGVQAQTRQALVNMGEILKAAGCGYENVVKTTVLLADMKDFTNVNDVYKQFFSTNYPARAAYQVAALPRDGLVEIEAVAVLGPLTDAS is encoded by the exons ATGGCTACATTAATCAGGAGGATTATCAGCACAGCTAAAGCTCCTGCTGCTATCGGGCCGTACAG CCAAGCAGTGGTGGTAGATCGGACCGTGTACGTCTCAGGACAGCTGGGGATGGATCCTGCCAGTGGACAGTTGGTGGAAGGGGGTGTCCAGGCTCAAACCAGACAG GCTCTTGTGAATATGGGCGAAATCCTTAAAGCAGCTGGGTGTGGTTATGAGAACG TTGTGAAAACCACAGTGCTCTTAGCTGACATGAAGGACTTTACCAATGTCAACGATGTTTACAAGCAGT TTTTCAGCACTAACTACCCAGCCAGAGCTGCCTACCAGGTTGCTGCTCTCCCCAGA GATGGACTGGTTGAGATTGAAGCCGTTGCTGTATTGGGCCCTCTGACCGATGCTTCATAA